The following are encoded in a window of Staphylococcus piscifermentans genomic DNA:
- a CDS encoding GNAT family N-acetyltransferase, whose amino-acid sequence MTLSKRKLQEKDYSIALEIWARSVKATHDFLKEKDRLELKTEIPNYFKLVEAYLWSNDQEVIGFSGTNEQNLEMLFIDPKYFKRGYGTEIVRHLIQENKIQYIDVNKDNAQALKFYLKNGFTIHSESQKDGQGRDYPVLHLKL is encoded by the coding sequence ATGACGTTATCTAAAAGGAAACTTCAAGAAAAAGATTACTCTATAGCTTTAGAGATATGGGCAAGATCTGTAAAAGCCACTCATGATTTTTTAAAGGAAAAAGATAGATTAGAATTAAAAACTGAAATTCCAAACTATTTTAAGTTAGTAGAAGCTTATTTGTGGTCGAATGACCAAGAAGTCATAGGTTTTTCAGGTACAAATGAGCAAAATTTAGAAATGTTATTTATTGACCCGAAATATTTCAAGAGGGGCTACGGTACAGAAATAGTTCGACACCTTATACAAGAAAATAAAATACAATACATCGATGTGAATAAGGATAACGCTCAAGCTTTGAAATTCTATTTGAAAAACGGCTTTACAATACATAGTGAATCTCAAAAAGATGGCCAAGGGAGAGATTATCCGGTTTTACACCTTAAATTGTGA
- a CDS encoding NAD(P)/FAD-dependent oxidoreductase has protein sequence MAETKKVIVLGAGYAGLQTVTKLQKILPADEAEITLINRDDYHYEAVLLHEASAGTVNYEDIIYPIESVINKDKVKFLKGEVVKVDPDAKVVETNNGRFNYDILVVGLGWVSETFGIKGMLEHAFQIENIHTARKLSRHIEDKFANYASSKEKDPKDLAFLVGGAGFTGIEFLGELTARVDELSNKYGVDRDKVKITCVEAAPTMLPMFDDELVNYAVNYLEERGVEFKIGTPIVGANEKGFVVKVGDQEQQLEANTSIWTAGVRGSKIMDDSFDGVKRGRLIVNQDLTAPGYNETFVIGDVSAYIPEGEERPLPTTAQLAMQQGESVAQNVKNILNGQPKEPFNFVNRGTVCSLGAHDGVGIVYGKNITGKKAAFMKKVIDTRSIFKIGGIGLAFKKGKF, from the coding sequence ATGGCTGAAACAAAAAAAGTTATTGTTTTAGGGGCAGGTTATGCAGGCTTGCAAACTGTTACAAAATTACAAAAGATTTTACCAGCTGATGAAGCTGAAATCACTCTAATTAACAGAGATGATTATCACTATGAAGCAGTATTATTACATGAAGCTTCAGCAGGTACTGTGAATTACGAAGATATTATTTATCCAATCGAAAGTGTTATCAACAAAGACAAAGTTAAATTCCTTAAAGGCGAAGTTGTTAAAGTTGATCCAGACGCTAAAGTTGTAGAAACAAACAACGGCCGTTTCAACTATGACATTTTAGTTGTTGGTTTAGGTTGGGTAAGTGAAACATTTGGTATCAAAGGTATGTTAGAACATGCTTTCCAAATTGAAAATATCCATACTGCACGTAAATTATCTCGTCATATCGAAGATAAATTTGCGAACTATGCATCTTCTAAAGAAAAAGATCCTAAAGATCTTGCGTTCTTAGTAGGTGGTGCAGGCTTTACAGGTATTGAATTCTTAGGTGAATTAACAGCACGTGTTGACGAATTATCAAATAAATATGGCGTAGACCGTGATAAAGTTAAAATCACTTGTGTAGAAGCAGCACCAACTATGCTTCCTATGTTTGATGATGAATTAGTAAATTATGCTGTAAATTACCTAGAAGAACGCGGCGTTGAATTCAAGATCGGTACACCAATCGTTGGTGCAAACGAAAAAGGTTTCGTCGTTAAAGTTGGAGACCAAGAACAACAATTAGAAGCGAATACTTCTATTTGGACTGCCGGTGTTCGCGGAAGTAAAATTATGGACGATTCATTCGATGGCGTTAAACGCGGTCGCTTAATTGTAAACCAAGACTTGACTGCTCCTGGTTACAACGAAACATTCGTAATCGGTGATGTATCAGCATACATCCCTGAAGGTGAAGAACGTCCATTACCAACAACTGCACAACTTGCAATGCAACAAGGTGAAAGCGTTGCTCAAAACGTTAAAAACATCTTAAACGGCCAACCTAAAGAACCATTCAACTTCGTTAACCGCGGAACTGTATGTTCATTAGGTGCACATGATGGTGTTGGTATTGTTTACGGTAAAAACATTACTGGTAAAAAAGCAGCCTTCATGAAAAAAGTTATCGATACGCGTTCTATCTTCAAAATCGGCGGTATCGGTCTAGCATTCAAAAAAGGTAAATTTTAA
- a CDS encoding NAD(P)/FAD-dependent oxidoreductase, which yields MKNLVLLGGGYGNMRILSHILPDELPEDYTITLIDRMPYHGLKPEYYALAAGTKSDKDVRLQFPESKKLNIVYGEISAIDLDEQIISVGDTKVDYDELVIGLGCEDKYHNVPGAEEYTYSIQTLAKSRKTYHTISDLPTHSKVAIVGAGLSGIELASELRESRSDLDIRLYDRGERILARFPEKLSHYIEKWFKKNNVTVIPNSNINKVEPGKIYNHDEPEDVDIVVWTAGIHPVSVVRNLPVDVSKNGQVIVNQYHQIPTYQNVYVVGDCASLPHAPSAQLAEIQGDQIADVMIKQWKDEALPDKMPELKIQGFFGSLGDKKGFAYVLDRPLTGRIASIMKSGILWLYKYHNG from the coding sequence ATGAAGAATTTAGTATTGTTAGGTGGCGGCTACGGCAATATGCGTATTCTTTCGCATATCCTGCCTGATGAATTACCTGAAGATTACACTATCACTTTGATTGATCGTATGCCTTATCATGGTTTGAAACCAGAATATTATGCTCTTGCAGCAGGTACTAAATCAGATAAAGATGTACGATTACAGTTTCCGGAATCTAAAAAGCTGAATATTGTTTACGGGGAGATTTCAGCGATTGATTTAGATGAACAAATTATTTCTGTCGGTGACACTAAAGTAGATTATGATGAGCTCGTTATCGGGTTGGGGTGCGAAGATAAATATCATAATGTACCAGGAGCTGAAGAATACACTTACAGTATTCAAACATTAGCAAAATCACGTAAAACTTATCATACAATCAGCGACTTACCTACTCATTCTAAAGTAGCAATTGTGGGGGCAGGTTTAAGCGGTATTGAATTAGCAAGTGAATTACGTGAAAGTCGTTCTGATTTAGATATCAGACTTTACGACCGTGGTGAACGTATTCTTGCACGTTTCCCGGAGAAGCTTAGTCATTATATCGAAAAATGGTTCAAGAAAAATAACGTTACGGTAATTCCTAATTCTAATATCAATAAAGTAGAACCTGGAAAAATTTACAATCATGATGAACCAGAAGATGTCGATATTGTCGTTTGGACAGCAGGTATCCATCCAGTTTCAGTAGTTAGAAATTTACCTGTTGATGTCAGCAAAAATGGTCAAGTCATTGTCAATCAGTATCACCAAATTCCTACATATCAAAATGTATATGTAGTCGGCGACTGTGCAAGCCTACCACACGCACCGAGTGCACAACTTGCTGAAATCCAAGGCGATCAGATCGCTGATGTTATGATAAAACAATGGAAAGACGAAGCACTTCCAGATAAAATGCCAGAGTTGAAAATCCAAGGATTCTTTGGTTCTTTAGGCGATAAAAAAGGTTTCGCTTATGTACTAGATCGTCCGCTTACAGGTCGTATTGCTTCAATTATGAAGTCAGGAATTTTATGGTTGTATAAATATCATAATGGATAA
- a CDS encoding M17 family metallopeptidase produces the protein MPIQFTFDEHNELASDILIVGLPDHLNQLQTLNFQDKNLTEALDTYKQKHIISSETGKISSTRFNESGLDIHLITVGLGNLKELTRISAMKIFGSLLQSLKRDHITDADVLFQSFASKAIEKKEMAELFSLQAKKALYHFNNYKTDKRIPYHLNLKIHGAEADEITALKDGEVIGEGIKLARDFSNIPPNILTPKHYADLICGHFEETAVDVEVKDAETLQAEGFGLLHAVGKGSDFGPRLITLTYKGTDNDVAPIALVGKGITYDSGGYSIKSKTGMQEMKFDMCGSANVLGMIEAVHRLALPINIVGVIASAENMINGEAMKPDDVFTALNGETVEVLNTDAEGRLVLGDAVFHAAQYQPSLILDFATLTGAAVAALGEDKAAVFKNNSQAPLEAITEIAGENGEWTFELPVTNTEKQLIKKSEVADLVNHTNGMGKALFAAAFVMHFSGSIPQLHFDIAGPATTHQNNYNGPKGPTGYLIQTIVEWLRREAK, from the coding sequence ATGCCCATACAATTTACATTTGATGAGCACAATGAATTGGCAAGTGATATTCTCATTGTCGGATTGCCTGATCATTTGAATCAGTTGCAGACATTGAATTTTCAAGATAAGAATCTGACGGAAGCGTTAGATACATATAAGCAGAAACACATTATAAGCAGTGAGACAGGTAAAATCAGTTCTACAAGATTTAATGAATCAGGATTGGATATTCATCTGATTACTGTAGGTTTAGGTAATTTGAAAGAATTAACACGTATCAGCGCTATGAAAATCTTCGGCAGCTTGCTGCAGTCTTTAAAGAGAGACCATATTACTGATGCAGATGTATTATTCCAGTCATTCGCTTCAAAGGCTATCGAGAAAAAAGAAATGGCTGAATTATTTAGCTTGCAAGCTAAGAAGGCGCTTTATCATTTCAATAACTACAAAACAGATAAAAGAATACCGTATCATTTGAATTTGAAAATTCATGGAGCTGAAGCGGACGAAATTACAGCGCTTAAAGATGGAGAAGTTATTGGTGAAGGTATCAAGTTGGCAAGAGACTTCAGTAATATTCCGCCTAATATCTTAACACCTAAACATTATGCTGATTTGATTTGCGGTCATTTTGAAGAAACAGCTGTAGATGTGGAAGTGAAAGATGCTGAAACACTTCAAGCAGAAGGATTTGGTTTACTGCACGCAGTTGGTAAAGGTTCTGATTTTGGACCAAGACTCATTACTTTGACTTATAAAGGTACGGATAATGATGTGGCGCCGATCGCCTTAGTAGGTAAAGGCATTACTTATGACTCAGGCGGTTACTCTATTAAGTCGAAAACGGGTATGCAAGAGATGAAATTTGATATGTGCGGTTCTGCTAATGTATTAGGGATGATAGAAGCGGTCCACCGTCTCGCTTTACCAATCAATATTGTAGGCGTCATTGCTTCTGCTGAAAATATGATTAATGGAGAAGCTATGAAACCTGATGATGTCTTTACAGCTTTAAATGGAGAGACGGTTGAAGTTTTGAATACTGATGCAGAAGGGCGACTTGTATTAGGAGATGCAGTATTTCATGCAGCCCAGTATCAACCAAGCTTGATTTTAGACTTTGCGACTTTGACAGGAGCAGCAGTGGCAGCTTTAGGTGAAGATAAAGCTGCTGTGTTTAAGAATAATTCACAAGCGCCTTTAGAAGCCATCACTGAAATAGCTGGAGAAAATGGCGAATGGACATTTGAATTGCCGGTTACAAATACTGAAAAGCAACTGATTAAAAAAAGCGAAGTGGCTGATTTAGTCAACCATACGAATGGAATGGGCAAAGCATTATTTGCAGCAGCCTTTGTAATGCATTTCAGCGGCAGCATTCCACAATTACACTTTGATATTGCTGGTCCAGCTACCACGCACCAAAATAATTACAATGGCCCTAAAGGACCGACAGGATATTTAATTCAAACGATTGTAGAATGGTTAAGAAGAGAAGCTAAATAA
- a CDS encoding Na(+)/H(+) antiporter subunit F1, with protein MSAFNIVIVIALIVVALSILGMLVRVILGPSLADRVVALDAIGIQLMAIVALFSIFLDTKYMIVTILLIGIIAFLGTAVFAKYMQEGKVIEHDRHNND; from the coding sequence ATGTCTGCATTTAATATTGTAATTGTTATCGCACTGATTGTAGTGGCACTCTCAATACTTGGAATGCTTGTCCGTGTAATTCTCGGACCTTCTTTGGCAGATCGGGTTGTAGCTTTAGATGCGATTGGTATTCAATTAATGGCTATCGTAGCGCTATTCAGTATCTTCTTAGATACAAAATATATGATAGTAACTATTCTTTTAATTGGTATTATCGCCTTTTTAGGAACAGCAGTCTTCGCGAAATACATGCAGGAAGGCAAGGTGATTGAACATGATCGACACAATAATGATTAG
- a CDS encoding PaaI family thioesterase, whose amino-acid sequence MTNLLKTLDMEILEVREGYTKVKMPVSDKVKQPFGYLHGGATMALGETACSVGAAHMVDTEKIIPVGLEMNTNHIRSATEGNVFAIAQLIHGGRTTQVWNINIVDDNEKLISVMRGTMMLKTR is encoded by the coding sequence GTGACAAATTTACTGAAAACACTAGATATGGAAATTTTAGAAGTAAGAGAAGGCTATACAAAGGTGAAGATGCCTGTATCAGATAAAGTGAAGCAACCCTTTGGATACTTGCATGGCGGCGCTACAATGGCTTTAGGAGAAACGGCTTGTTCTGTCGGAGCTGCACATATGGTAGATACGGAAAAAATTATTCCAGTAGGGCTGGAAATGAATACCAACCATATTCGCTCTGCTACTGAAGGAAATGTTTTTGCTATTGCTCAATTGATTCATGGCGGCAGAACAACACAAGTCTGGAATATAAATATTGTAGATGATAATGAAAAGTTAATTAGTGTGATGCGTGGCACAATGATGTTGAAAACACGCTAA
- a CDS encoding NifU family protein, which translates to MPTENTTMFDQVAVVIERLRPFLLRDGGDCTLIDVEDGIVKLQLHGACNTCPSSTITLKAGIERALLEEVPGVVEVEQVF; encoded by the coding sequence ATGCCAACTGAAAATACAACAATGTTTGATCAAGTTGCAGTTGTTATTGAGCGTTTACGTCCGTTTTTATTACGTGACGGTGGCGATTGCACATTGATTGATGTCGAAGACGGTATCGTTAAATTACAACTTCACGGTGCATGCAATACATGCCCTAGTTCAACAATCACTTTAAAAGCAGGTATCGAGCGTGCGTTGCTTGAAGAAGTACCTGGCGTTGTTGAAGTAGAACAAGTATTCTAA
- a CDS encoding HesB/IscA family protein: MPTVILTEAAAYEVKSMLESNDMPDGYLKIKVNGGGCTGLTYGMTAEEEPGDNDEIIEYYGLKVLVDKYDKPVLEGTTIDFKQSLMGGGFQIDNPNAIASCGCGSSFRTAKVAGNPEDC; this comes from the coding sequence ATGCCAACAGTAATTCTTACTGAAGCAGCAGCATACGAAGTGAAGAGTATGCTTGAAAGCAATGATATGCCAGACGGCTATTTAAAAATTAAAGTCAACGGCGGCGGTTGTACTGGATTGACTTATGGTATGACAGCTGAAGAAGAGCCTGGCGACAATGATGAAATTATCGAATATTACGGTTTAAAAGTACTGGTTGATAAATATGACAAACCTGTATTAGAAGGTACAACAATAGATTTCAAACAATCACTTATGGGCGGAGGCTTCCAAATCGATAATCCGAATGCAATTGCTTCATGCGGTTGCGGAAGTTCATTCCGTACAGCTAAAGTAGCCGGCAATCCAGAAGACTGCTAA
- a CDS encoding Na+/H+ antiporter subunit G1 — MIDTIMISLSLFFVVVGALISALSALGILRLRDVYGRAHAAGKASTLGSMSLLLGVFLYFIGKDHFTNPQLLIGILFILITGPLSSHLIIRAAYKIKTPYTKATKLDEINEPEEEKPKAASK, encoded by the coding sequence ATGATCGACACAATAATGATTAGTCTGTCACTTTTCTTTGTAGTGGTTGGCGCGCTTATCAGTGCCCTTTCTGCACTCGGTATTTTAAGATTACGCGATGTATACGGACGTGCACATGCTGCCGGCAAGGCTTCTACGCTAGGTTCAATGAGTTTACTATTAGGTGTGTTCTTATATTTCATTGGTAAAGATCACTTTACTAATCCACAACTCTTAATCGGTATTTTATTTATTTTAATTACTGGTCCATTGTCCAGTCATTTAATTATCAGAGCAGCTTATAAAATAAAAACACCTTATACTAAAGCTACAAAGCTTGATGAAATTAATGAACCTGAAGAAGAAAAACCTAAAGCAGCTAGTAAATAA
- a CDS encoding NAD(P)-binding domain-containing protein, with product MSWTIIGGGIHAVTIAIKLRAAGLPADKLTIIDPHDSLCEQFDDFSCRIGMPFLRSPHVHHVHPDPFHLKQFAKTNQYTGATYGKYQRPQRDMFMDHTHKMLHEFDLNQRHIKDFAVNVDKEDGKWKVEMQTHDPVFSDKLVLAIGSNNIPHIPDMYQAHADIHHIFEDIEIPYETSSHVVGSGITAAHLTLKLIEESQSSKVHLWMNKSIEVYDFDADPGWLGPKNMTRYREIESSKERLKVIAQERHKGSMPKELYLRLKKHMQEGNLEIHVNEIQAIQNHKIITENDEYQYDHILLATGFKNNIMQMPVIKNFVENINAPLTETKHPSLTETLEWVPGVYVSGALADIELGPFARSFAGGRESASRIAKAFNGAAEKVS from the coding sequence ATGTCTTGGACAATTATTGGCGGTGGTATTCACGCCGTTACCATAGCAATTAAATTACGTGCTGCAGGTCTTCCTGCTGATAAACTGACAATTATAGATCCTCATGATTCCTTATGTGAACAATTTGATGATTTCTCTTGCCGTATCGGTATGCCATTTTTACGTTCACCACATGTGCATCATGTACATCCCGACCCATTTCATTTGAAGCAATTCGCAAAAACTAATCAATATACTGGTGCAACATATGGTAAATATCAACGACCGCAACGTGATATGTTTATGGATCATACACATAAAATGCTGCATGAATTTGATTTAAATCAACGCCATATTAAAGATTTCGCTGTTAATGTTGATAAAGAAGATGGGAAATGGAAAGTTGAGATGCAAACTCATGACCCTGTTTTCAGTGATAAATTGGTTTTAGCTATCGGCAGTAATAATATTCCTCATATACCAGATATGTATCAAGCACATGCGGACATCCATCATATTTTTGAAGATATCGAGATTCCATACGAAACATCTTCCCATGTAGTTGGAAGCGGTATTACCGCAGCTCACCTGACTTTAAAACTCATTGAAGAATCTCAGTCATCGAAAGTACATCTATGGATGAATAAATCGATAGAAGTTTATGATTTTGACGCAGATCCAGGCTGGTTAGGTCCTAAAAATATGACGCGCTATAGAGAAATTGAGTCATCTAAAGAACGCTTAAAAGTAATTGCGCAAGAGCGTCATAAAGGTTCAATGCCTAAAGAACTCTATTTACGTTTGAAAAAACACATGCAAGAAGGCAACTTAGAAATCCATGTGAATGAAATTCAAGCTATACAGAATCATAAAATCATTACCGAAAACGATGAATATCAATATGACCATATTTTACTTGCGACCGGCTTTAAGAATAATATTATGCAAATGCCTGTTATTAAGAATTTTGTAGAAAATATTAATGCACCTCTGACAGAAACAAAACACCCTTCTCTAACAGAAACCTTAGAATGGGTGCCAGGTGTCTATGTATCTGGTGCATTAGCTGATATTGAGCTTGGTCCTTTTGCAAGAAGCTTTGCGGGCGGCCGAGAATCAGCAAGCCGTATTGCTAAAGCTTTTAATGGCGCAGCAGAGAAAGTATCATAA
- a CDS encoding MerR family transcriptional regulator, which yields MDYSISEVAEMTGLSTRTLRYYDEINLFTARRGAVNSYRVYQSEDLDVLQVIMFLRKMEMPLEQIKAIILDEENDFNQLLKKQKEKLMKKQAEISALIHLIDTTLENKQEGKQMPDKEKFEAFKQEKTNENRDHYGEEVIGKYGHEALETSEQHWSHLSQIEYQRAEECELVIKKGLQELLKQNHESMDKDIVKEVFDAHAKWLKLMSGQYSEGYHLAMADLYIDDARFTAYYDEQLVGEAGAATLLSRIIKAHLNQ from the coding sequence ATGGATTATTCTATAAGCGAAGTTGCAGAAATGACAGGATTAAGCACTCGAACTTTACGCTATTATGATGAAATTAATTTATTTACTGCTCGAAGAGGAGCAGTAAATAGTTATCGCGTTTATCAATCAGAAGACTTAGATGTTCTGCAAGTGATTATGTTTTTAAGAAAGATGGAAATGCCTTTAGAACAAATCAAAGCAATTATTCTTGATGAGGAAAATGATTTCAATCAATTATTGAAAAAGCAAAAAGAAAAACTGATGAAAAAGCAAGCTGAAATAAGTGCACTGATTCATTTAATTGATACTACTTTAGAAAATAAACAGGAGGGGAAACAAATGCCAGATAAAGAAAAATTTGAAGCTTTCAAACAAGAAAAAACGAATGAAAACCGTGATCATTATGGAGAAGAAGTGATTGGAAAATATGGACATGAGGCATTAGAAACATCAGAACAACATTGGAGTCATCTTTCTCAAATAGAATATCAACGCGCAGAAGAATGTGAGTTGGTAATAAAAAAAGGATTGCAAGAATTACTGAAACAAAATCATGAAAGTATGGACAAAGACATTGTAAAAGAAGTGTTTGACGCTCATGCTAAGTGGTTGAAACTCATGAGCGGACAATATAGTGAGGGGTATCATCTTGCAATGGCAGACCTATATATTGATGATGCACGATTTACAGCTTATTATGATGAGCAGTTAGTGGGAGAAGCGGGAGCTGCCACATTGCTCAGCCGTATAATAAAAGCACATTTAAATCAATAA
- a CDS encoding YuzB family protein, which translates to MNPIVEFCISNMAKGGDYVYNKLDQDPGVDVLEYGCLQNCGVCSSGLYALVNGDIVEGDSPDDLLQNIYKHIEETWIF; encoded by the coding sequence ATGAATCCAATAGTAGAATTTTGCATATCAAATATGGCAAAAGGCGGAGACTACGTGTATAACAAACTTGACCAAGACCCTGGTGTAGACGTATTAGAATATGGATGTCTGCAAAATTGCGGTGTTTGTTCAAGTGGCTTGTATGCACTAGTTAACGGTGATATTGTTGAAGGAGACTCGCCAGACGATTTATTGCAAAATATTTATAAGCATATAGAGGAAACTTGGATTTTCTAG
- a CDS encoding YuzD family protein → MTKVSVVVYGADVVCASCVNAPTSKDTFDWLQALLKRKYPEINFEYTYIDFQKDTENLSDHDQQYIEQLENDELFYPLVTMDDMLVADGFIQSKQITRFVDEHFES, encoded by the coding sequence GTGACTAAAGTAAGTGTAGTGGTTTATGGGGCTGATGTTGTATGTGCAAGTTGTGTTAACGCACCAACATCTAAAGATACATTTGATTGGCTGCAAGCATTATTAAAACGTAAATATCCGGAAATTAATTTTGAATATACGTATATAGATTTTCAAAAGGATACTGAAAATTTATCCGATCATGATCAGCAGTATATTGAACAATTAGAAAATGATGAATTATTCTATCCGCTTGTTACAATGGATGACATGTTAGTGGCGGACGGCTTTATTCAATCCAAACAAATTACACGTTTCGTAGATGAGCATTTCGAAAGTTAA
- a CDS encoding Na+/H+ antiporter family protein, with translation MINAVVIAVLLMIILCLCRLNVVLSLFISGLVGGVVAGMPVEKVIKVFTENIVDGAEVALSYALLGGFAALISYSGITDYLVGKVINMIHAENNRVSRSTIKVILIVSLLLLSMSSQNLIPVHIAFIPIVIPPLLSLFNELNIDRRQIGLVIGFGLCFPYFLMPFGFGQIFHQIIQTGFAKAHHPIEFDMIWKALLIPSIGYIVGLALGLFVYRKPRQYRDDEEQTNQAPKELNKYILIVTIVAILLTFIVQLITESMIFGALAGVMVFFISRAYKWFELDKQFTEGIKIMAYIGVVILTANGFAGVMNATGDVKTLVANIASITGDHKLIAIILMYIIGLIVTLGIGSSFATIPIIAALFIPLGEQLGMSTMALIALIGTAAALGDSGSPASDSTLGPTAGLDIDGQHDHIRDTCVPNFLFYNIPLMIFGTIAAMIL, from the coding sequence ATGATAAATGCAGTTGTAATAGCAGTATTATTAATGATTATTTTATGTTTATGCAGACTGAACGTAGTATTAAGTCTGTTCATCAGTGGTTTAGTCGGCGGTGTAGTTGCAGGTATGCCGGTAGAAAAAGTAATTAAAGTTTTTACTGAAAATATTGTAGATGGTGCAGAAGTAGCGTTGAGTTATGCTTTGCTTGGAGGTTTTGCTGCACTTATTTCTTATAGCGGAATTACAGATTATTTAGTGGGCAAGGTTATTAACATGATTCATGCAGAAAATAATAGAGTTTCTCGTTCTACAATCAAAGTGATTTTAATTGTATCCTTGCTTCTATTAAGTATGAGCAGCCAAAACTTAATTCCTGTACATATTGCATTTATCCCGATTGTGATTCCTCCGTTGCTCAGTTTATTCAATGAATTAAATATAGACAGACGTCAAATTGGTTTAGTTATCGGTTTTGGATTATGTTTCCCGTACTTCTTGATGCCATTTGGATTTGGACAAATTTTCCATCAAATTATTCAAACCGGGTTTGCAAAAGCACATCACCCGATTGAATTTGATATGATTTGGAAAGCTTTATTAATACCTTCAATCGGCTATATCGTCGGATTGGCTCTAGGTTTATTTGTATACCGCAAACCACGTCAATATCGGGATGACGAAGAACAAACAAATCAAGCACCGAAAGAATTGAATAAGTATATTTTAATCGTGACGATTGTGGCAATATTACTTACATTTATTGTCCAATTGATTACTGAATCCATGATATTTGGTGCGCTTGCTGGGGTTATGGTTTTCTTTATTTCTCGAGCTTACAAATGGTTCGAGTTAGATAAACAATTTACAGAAGGTATTAAGATTATGGCTTATATCGGAGTTGTTATTTTAACAGCCAACGGGTTTGCAGGGGTGATGAATGCGACTGGAGATGTTAAGACCCTCGTAGCTAATATCGCTTCAATTACCGGAGACCACAAACTCATTGCGATTATACTAATGTATATCATCGGTTTAATCGTTACATTAGGTATTGGTTCATCCTTTGCGACAATTCCTATCATTGCAGCGTTATTCATTCCCTTAGGAGAACAATTAGGTATGAGTACAATGGCCTTGATTGCTTTAATAGGTACAGCAGCAGCGCTAGGAGATTCTGGATCACCTGCCAGCGACTCAACTTTAGGACCAACTGCCGGTTTAGATATAGACGGCCAGCATGATCATATTCGCGATACTTGTGTTCCGAACTTTTTATTCTACAATATCCCACTAATGATCTTCGGTACGATTGCAGCTATGATATTATAA
- a CDS encoding Na+/H+ antiporter subunit E, with protein sequence MAVQIVVNMLLAVFWLFVNDSYTLNNFVLGYLFGLLLVFLMRKILPGRFYIITFYYALKLCCIFFIELVKANIDVIRIVTKPHMDNEPAFFVYDTDLERPWEVVLLCTLITLTPGTIVLGVSDDNRKIYIHCLDFSTKEEEIEGIKSSLEKAVREVGEY encoded by the coding sequence ATGGCAGTTCAAATCGTAGTTAATATGTTACTTGCTGTATTTTGGCTCTTTGTCAATGATAGTTATACTCTGAACAATTTTGTGCTCGGTTACCTTTTTGGATTATTACTGGTATTCTTGATGCGCAAAATCCTGCCAGGACGTTTTTATATCATTACATTTTATTATGCATTGAAGCTTTGCTGTATTTTCTTTATCGAACTAGTCAAAGCCAATATCGATGTTATTCGTATCGTAACCAAACCGCACATGGATAACGAACCAGCCTTTTTTGTTTATGATACAGACTTGGAACGTCCATGGGAAGTAGTCTTGTTATGTACACTCATCACCCTCACTCCAGGTACTATCGTCTTAGGGGTAAGTGATGATAACCGCAAAATCTATATTCACTGTTTGGATTTCAGTACGAAAGAAGAAGAAATTGAAGGAATTAAATCTTCATTAGAAAAAGCTGTTAGAGAGGTGGGAGAATACTAA